The proteins below are encoded in one region of Candidatus Flexicrinis proximus:
- a CDS encoding ketoacyl-ACP synthase III, protein MAAINENGNSAYYAHIVGWGMSVPETVMTNSDISAIVDTTDDWIVARTGIHERRIANERESTATLGLKAAQVALERADMLPIELDLIICATSTPENVFPSSASLIQDWLGANKAGAFDLSAACSGFVYAVQMAAQSIRSGSINRALVIGSETMSRILDWQDRSTCILFGDGAGAVVLERSTEPGGVLSGVLRSDGSGADLLGIPSVGSIDVALAQILVEGHKPYKMHMAGGEVFKFATRVIGESVRQAVEQAGITMSDLKAIIPHPANMRILEAAARALNVDKSLFVCNLDRYGNTSAASIPIALAEAVQSGHIVPGDYIALVGFGGGLTWAAMVIQWTERQKGTPFGGPRRQFSYTVSSARSTLRRIGKRYGDLLRRVRPERGRMERLRRRIEKSDLD, encoded by the coding sequence ATGGCCGCCATTAACGAAAACGGTAATTCAGCGTATTACGCGCATATTGTCGGATGGGGCATGTCCGTACCTGAGACGGTCATGACCAACAGCGATATTTCCGCGATTGTCGACACCACTGACGATTGGATTGTGGCTCGTACCGGGATTCATGAGCGCCGCATCGCTAACGAGCGGGAGTCGACCGCGACACTCGGGCTTAAGGCCGCGCAGGTTGCCCTCGAGAGGGCCGACATGCTGCCTATCGAGCTTGACCTTATCATTTGCGCGACTTCGACGCCGGAGAACGTGTTTCCCAGTTCGGCAAGCCTGATTCAGGACTGGCTGGGTGCAAATAAAGCGGGTGCATTTGATTTGAGCGCCGCCTGCTCCGGTTTCGTTTATGCGGTGCAGATGGCGGCTCAGTCAATTCGCTCGGGGTCCATCAACCGCGCCCTGGTCATTGGCAGCGAGACTATGAGCCGCATACTCGACTGGCAGGATCGCTCCACTTGTATACTCTTCGGTGACGGCGCGGGCGCGGTCGTGCTGGAGCGAAGCACAGAACCCGGAGGCGTGCTGTCTGGCGTTCTGCGTTCGGATGGATCGGGAGCGGATCTGCTTGGCATTCCTTCGGTGGGCAGCATCGACGTCGCGCTGGCCCAGATACTGGTTGAGGGCCACAAACCCTATAAAATGCACATGGCGGGCGGCGAAGTTTTCAAATTCGCTACACGTGTCATCGGCGAAAGCGTCCGGCAGGCTGTCGAGCAGGCTGGAATCACCATGAGCGACTTGAAGGCGATAATTCCCCATCCGGCCAACATGCGCATTCTTGAGGCCGCTGCCCGCGCGCTGAATGTGGATAAGTCGCTGTTTGTCTGCAACCTTGACCGCTATGGCAATACGTCGGCGGCCAGCATTCCAATTGCGCTGGCAGAAGCCGTGCAGTCGGGCCATATCGTACCTGGAGACTACATCGCTCTGGTCGGTTTTGGAGGCGGTCTGACCTGGGCCGCCATGGTCATCCAGTGGACCGAGCGCCAAAAAGGAACGCCATTTGGCGGCCCCCGGAGACAGTTCAGTTATACCGTGTCGTCTGCGCGTTCCACACTGCGTCGCATCGGCAAACGTTACGGCGACCTACTGCGACGTGTCCGGCCTGAACGCGGCCGCATGGAACGATTACGGCGGCGAATCGAGAAGTCGGATCTGGATTAG
- a CDS encoding MFS transporter codes for MNEVNARRVLMAAIWSSFLVFGFQLAGVGPLISVFAGRTGVSIETVGILFTVQSFASLTSAAMIGGLIERYNVRLVILLAMTCVTIGMIGLLASETFALLLVSGAIGGFGLALMDGGGQLLIVSIYGDKSARPLNSLHLLFSVGAVIGPFLASQIGIGMFYVAIAALFVTLPTLFLTLPKNLKVGGIQSGPRSASLYRSPVLWMFAVIYLLYVGMEIGVGNWTTEYLAGTSTLDRNAAGIVTSMYWLAFMSSRLVVTAARNRLSFERQLIFSMGLALIGSLVYLLTVGNTVGSVVATLTIGFSFGPIYPAAFAIVTRRFASSAGRAAGVIGAAGSIGAMSIVPIQGVLLERGGGTIMTGFVLILTVGMLASYYFADRGVNAH; via the coding sequence GTGAACGAAGTAAACGCGCGTCGCGTCCTTATGGCAGCGATTTGGTCCTCATTCCTCGTTTTCGGTTTTCAGCTGGCAGGGGTCGGACCGCTCATTTCAGTATTTGCCGGGAGGACCGGCGTATCAATCGAGACGGTCGGAATCCTATTTACCGTACAGTCTTTCGCATCGCTGACCTCTGCCGCGATGATCGGCGGCTTGATTGAACGCTACAATGTGCGCCTCGTAATCCTTCTGGCGATGACATGCGTAACCATCGGAATGATCGGGTTGCTGGCCAGTGAGACATTCGCACTTCTTCTGGTTTCAGGCGCAATTGGAGGGTTTGGCCTTGCATTGATGGATGGTGGTGGCCAGCTTCTCATCGTCTCGATTTATGGCGACAAAAGCGCCCGCCCGTTGAATTCGCTGCATCTGCTTTTCAGCGTAGGCGCGGTGATCGGCCCGTTTTTGGCCTCGCAGATCGGGATCGGCATGTTTTATGTGGCGATTGCCGCACTTTTCGTCACGCTGCCGACGTTGTTCCTCACCCTACCGAAGAACCTCAAGGTCGGCGGCATCCAAAGCGGGCCGCGCTCTGCATCGCTCTATCGCTCGCCCGTCCTGTGGATGTTTGCAGTGATCTACCTACTTTATGTTGGGATGGAGATTGGCGTCGGCAACTGGACTACAGAGTATCTGGCCGGGACGAGTACGCTGGATCGCAACGCCGCGGGCATTGTCACCAGCATGTACTGGCTTGCCTTTATGTCGTCGCGCCTGGTAGTTACGGCCGCACGGAACCGGCTTAGCTTCGAGCGTCAGCTCATCTTCTCAATGGGACTAGCGCTAATTGGCAGTCTGGTCTACTTGCTGACCGTCGGCAACACTGTGGGTTCAGTGGTCGCTACGCTGACAATCGGCTTCAGTTTTGGGCCAATTTATCCTGCAGCGTTCGCCATAGTCACCAGACGTTTCGCAAGTTCCGCAGGGCGGGCGGCTGGTGTGATCGGTGCAGCAGGCAGCATCGGCGCCATGTCAATTGTCCCGATACAGGGTGTACTCCTGGAACGGGGCGGCGGCACGATCATGACGGGTTTTGTCCTAATCCTGACCGTAGGTATGTTGGCGAGCTACTACTTCGCCGATCGGGGCGTTAACGCACACTAA
- a CDS encoding sugar ABC transporter permease: protein MTDNITGWLFVSPAVLLIFIFGLFPIGYAFYMSLHTWRIRQGAFLCDAEAGDLILYVRSCLKHYETVVLGDWGGAALFVVGLVSLLVAYLVWTRLFGSRSETPFALLRIGAGLVIMAVAFALISEGYNTMISALPKRDQGFLNGLQITLYYAFGAIPLQLILGLLLAYVLFHRVKAKSVFRTIFFLPYVTPTVAAAVVFGTVFSGRATSPMNQLMSSFGWDVQRWLAEPKPFLNVVFGWDLQGFLAGPSMALVCVIIQGVWTYTGYNAVIFMAGLGNIPADLYEAARVDGASEWHLFRYITLPLLSPVTFYLSILGFIGTFTAFNTLFVMRSPATQGTLDTSALVIFDTFREQNRWAEATAQAIILMLLVLAMTQIQRSLFEKRVFYG, encoded by the coding sequence GTGACCGACAACATTACCGGTTGGTTGTTCGTATCGCCAGCGGTCCTCCTGATTTTTATTTTCGGCCTGTTTCCTATCGGCTACGCGTTCTATATGAGTCTGCATACCTGGCGGATACGCCAGGGGGCATTCCTGTGTGACGCCGAAGCCGGTGACCTGATATTGTACGTCCGGAGCTGCCTGAAGCACTACGAAACCGTGGTGTTAGGCGACTGGGGCGGCGCGGCTCTATTCGTGGTTGGGCTGGTGAGTTTGCTTGTCGCGTATCTGGTCTGGACGCGTTTGTTTGGCAGTCGCAGCGAAACCCCGTTTGCTCTCCTGCGAATCGGCGCTGGCCTCGTAATCATGGCGGTTGCTTTCGCCTTGATAAGCGAAGGCTATAACACGATGATCAGTGCCCTGCCCAAACGCGATCAGGGCTTTCTGAATGGGCTACAGATCACGTTGTACTACGCGTTTGGGGCAATCCCACTACAACTCATTTTGGGTTTACTCCTCGCCTACGTCCTGTTCCACCGTGTGAAAGCGAAGTCGGTATTCCGAACCATTTTCTTCCTGCCGTATGTCACGCCAACTGTGGCCGCCGCGGTCGTCTTTGGCACCGTGTTCAGCGGCCGCGCGACATCGCCGATGAACCAGTTGATGTCCAGTTTCGGCTGGGATGTGCAGCGCTGGCTCGCGGAACCCAAGCCATTTCTGAATGTCGTATTCGGGTGGGATCTGCAAGGCTTTCTGGCTGGCCCCAGCATGGCGCTGGTCTGTGTCATTATCCAGGGTGTGTGGACATACACGGGCTACAACGCCGTAATCTTTATGGCCGGACTGGGAAATATCCCCGCTGACCTCTATGAAGCCGCGCGGGTCGATGGGGCATCTGAGTGGCATTTGTTCCGTTATATCACGCTCCCGTTACTTTCGCCTGTGACGTTCTACCTTTCCATTCTGGGCTTCATCGGTACGTTTACAGCCTTCAATACGCTGTTTGTGATGCGAAGTCCCGCTACACAGGGGACCCTGGACACCTCCGCACTAGTCATCTTTGATACGTTTCGAGAACAGAACCGCTGGGCCGAAGCCACGGCGCAGGCCATCATCCTGATGCTGTTGGTACTGGCCATGACCCAGATTCAGCGCAGCCTGTTTGAAAAGCGAGTCTTCTATGGTTGA
- a CDS encoding extracellular solute-binding protein has protein sequence MMHKLGKMFVLALVVFGALFSVSAQDMMSWEDVDPSGQTVVFWHQHTGGREEQLQAIVADFNASNEYGITVEALNQGSYNDIYQRMTVNLASGEALPNLVVAYSNQSATYYLLDGLVDINSLVASEKWGLSEEDVADFFPGFYNGDVFPQYDGARLGFPPNRSMEVMYYNADWLAELKAAGAISFDGPPTTPEQFKEAACAATANPFSGATTDTPAVGYQLSMDASRYASWTFAHGGDIFDGANNAYTLDSEGAVAAISFLKDLFDNGCAGEIFENFGDQTNFGNGATLFTVGSSSGLPFYGTAVSEGAGFNWSLDAIPHTTETPVQNIYGASVSIPKTTPEQELAAWLFVKYYTSPEVQAAWGLASNYFPVRASSAASLTEYMEANPAYKTAFDLLPFTKAEPPVAGYDPVRAEMARVMQAIVTNSDTRPIAEILAELTEFANAELEAASTF, from the coding sequence ATGATGCACAAGTTAGGCAAGATGTTCGTGTTGGCGCTGGTGGTATTCGGCGCCTTGTTCAGCGTGTCCGCGCAGGACATGATGAGTTGGGAAGACGTAGATCCAAGTGGTCAGACCGTAGTGTTCTGGCATCAGCATACGGGCGGTCGCGAAGAGCAGCTTCAGGCCATCGTCGCGGATTTCAATGCTTCGAATGAGTATGGAATCACGGTTGAGGCGCTCAATCAGGGCAGCTACAACGACATTTACCAGCGTATGACGGTCAACCTCGCCAGCGGCGAAGCGCTCCCGAACCTTGTGGTCGCTTACTCCAATCAATCGGCGACGTACTACCTGCTGGATGGTCTCGTTGATATCAACAGCCTGGTTGCGAGCGAGAAGTGGGGCCTTAGCGAAGAAGATGTCGCGGACTTCTTCCCCGGTTTCTATAACGGCGATGTCTTCCCGCAGTATGACGGCGCGCGCCTTGGCTTCCCGCCCAACCGCTCGATGGAAGTCATGTATTACAACGCAGACTGGCTTGCGGAGCTGAAGGCCGCCGGCGCAATCAGCTTTGACGGCCCGCCGACCACCCCCGAACAGTTCAAGGAAGCAGCGTGCGCGGCAACGGCCAACCCGTTCAGCGGTGCGACCACCGACACCCCGGCCGTGGGCTATCAGTTGAGCATGGACGCCAGCCGCTATGCGAGCTGGACGTTTGCCCATGGCGGCGACATTTTCGACGGGGCGAACAATGCTTACACGCTCGACAGCGAAGGCGCTGTCGCCGCAATTTCGTTCCTCAAGGACCTGTTCGATAACGGCTGCGCCGGCGAAATCTTCGAAAACTTCGGCGATCAGACTAACTTCGGCAACGGCGCGACCCTGTTCACGGTCGGCAGCAGCTCCGGCCTGCCGTTCTACGGCACCGCAGTGAGCGAAGGCGCCGGCTTCAACTGGAGCTTGGATGCCATTCCTCACACGACCGAAACTCCGGTCCAGAACATCTACGGGGCGAGCGTCAGCATCCCGAAGACCACTCCTGAGCAGGAACTGGCGGCCTGGCTGTTCGTCAAGTACTACACGTCGCCTGAAGTTCAGGCTGCATGGGGTCTGGCCAGCAACTACTTCCCGGTACGCGCGTCGAGCGCCGCAAGCCTCACCGAGTACATGGAAGCAAATCCGGCCTACAAGACCGCTTTCGATCTGCTGCCGTTCACCAAGGCAGAACCCCCGGTTGCCGGCTACGATCCGGTCCGTGCCGAAATGGCCCGCGTCATGCAGGCGATCGTGACCAACTCAGACACGCGTCCAATCGCGGAAATCCTCGCCGAACTGACAGAGTTCGCGAACGCGGAACTTGAAGCGGCGTCGACGTTCTAG
- a CDS encoding deoxyribodipyrimidine photo-lyase: MARTAIVWLRRDLRLTDNVALHEASLSGSQVAVLFVLDDTILNSPRVSPARVGFMVSALASLDDELRRYGSRLLLRRGCPSEIVPRVVEELGAVAVYANRDYTPYARKRDRLVEKSLGRVPFHVFTDRLLVAPEAIRTGSGGSYTVFTPFKNKWREMKKADPDPLVTDLTCTFHKLTGVQSLKIPSARSLGFASTIAIPPASSHEAAQRLRNFVDGPIFRYKGQRNLLADPFDDPRNGTSSLSPYIRWGLLSLRQIRAAAADAYREAPDEPASESVGAWMDEIIWHEFYTHVLWNFPHVKTRNFNSKYDMVRWRHAPAEFAAWVNGRTGYPVVDAAMRQLAATGWMHNRARMIVASFLTKSLLIDWREGESYFMTMLLDGDLAANNGGWQWAAGTGTDAQPYFRIFNPVTQSEKSDPEGAYIRKWVPEIAHLPTETIYAPWNAPNRPSEYPMPIVEHSFARVRALDAFERARR, encoded by the coding sequence GTGGCCAGAACTGCGATCGTCTGGCTGCGCCGCGATCTTCGATTGACTGATAACGTCGCCCTGCATGAGGCGTCGCTATCCGGCTCGCAGGTCGCCGTCCTTTTCGTACTAGACGACACAATCCTGAATAGTCCGCGCGTAAGCCCAGCCCGAGTCGGGTTCATGGTCAGCGCGTTGGCGAGCCTGGACGATGAGCTGAGAAGGTACGGATCAAGGCTGTTACTTCGGCGCGGGTGTCCATCCGAAATTGTACCCCGCGTTGTAGAAGAACTCGGTGCCGTAGCCGTCTATGCCAACCGTGATTACACACCTTACGCTCGTAAACGTGATCGGCTAGTTGAAAAGTCCCTAGGGCGAGTACCGTTTCACGTATTTACCGACCGTTTGCTGGTCGCACCGGAGGCGATAAGGACGGGATCTGGCGGCTCTTATACAGTATTCACGCCGTTCAAGAACAAGTGGCGTGAGATGAAGAAAGCCGATCCTGATCCACTCGTAACAGACCTGACATGTACGTTTCACAAACTGACGGGCGTACAGTCGCTGAAAATTCCCAGCGCACGCTCGCTTGGATTCGCTTCGACTATCGCGATCCCGCCAGCCAGCTCACACGAAGCGGCACAGCGCTTGCGTAACTTCGTGGACGGGCCGATCTTCCGCTACAAGGGCCAGAGGAATCTGCTCGCTGACCCGTTTGACGACCCCCGCAATGGAACGTCTTCGCTGTCACCGTACATTCGATGGGGTTTGCTGTCGCTGCGCCAAATTCGTGCTGCGGCCGCAGATGCCTATCGTGAAGCGCCTGACGAGCCTGCCAGTGAGTCCGTTGGGGCCTGGATGGACGAGATTATCTGGCACGAGTTCTATACGCACGTGCTCTGGAATTTTCCGCACGTGAAGACCCGAAACTTCAATTCGAAGTACGACATGGTGCGATGGCGGCATGCGCCAGCGGAATTTGCCGCGTGGGTGAACGGACGCACAGGTTATCCCGTAGTTGACGCCGCGATGCGCCAGCTTGCGGCGACAGGATGGATGCACAATCGCGCCCGAATGATCGTCGCCAGTTTCCTGACAAAGAGCCTGCTTATCGATTGGCGCGAAGGCGAATCTTATTTCATGACGATGCTTTTGGATGGTGATCTGGCGGCCAACAATGGGGGATGGCAGTGGGCGGCAGGCACAGGGACTGACGCCCAGCCGTACTTCCGAATCTTTAACCCCGTAACACAGTCCGAGAAATCCGATCCTGAGGGGGCATACATTCGAAAGTGGGTACCGGAGATCGCGCATCTGCCGACGGAGACCATATACGCCCCCTGGAACGCACCAAACAGACCGTCCGAATATCCAATGCCAATCGTGGAGCACAGCTTTGCGCGCGTCCGGGCGCTGGATGCATTCGAAAGAGCAAGGCGGTGA
- a CDS encoding FAD-dependent oxidoreductase has translation MASKTVSKVVVIGSGVGGLTCAALLAQSGYDVTVLEAQTYPGGCASTWAHKGFRFESGATVAGGFHEFGPHKVVGDRLGITWPVRRHETAWVVHLPGCDVTLTSSNSEVVAKFPHTAKFWEQQTRLADLTWRLASEAMPWPPTSAVEVLQLAKIAMKYFPQDVALLPYAFMTVYDWLKKLGLADDKAFLRFLDGQLLISAQTTSRHVNALWGATALDLARQGVYHVRGGIGGIAQTLVDTLRRDGGRVVYRHRVSRLEVSNGEVVGVWAHRGRAGSEAVYFPADFVVANTTPWDVDALLGRHSPARLRRELAGRKSGWGAFVLHLGVRETAFPEGLPEHHQLLLDLDGPLGEARSIFVSISPEWDDSRAPAGQRAVTITTHTDPQRWWDALERGRDAYYDLKETYTRKIISALDQLIPGFEDSITLELPGTPVTYQYYTDRHLGMVGGFPMTSLFSARGPRTGIPNLRLVGDSIFPGQSTAGVTIGAMRVAADVRRNLPMCSPRVAPQSVTLTTDDDESPEQEYA, from the coding sequence GTGGCAAGCAAGACAGTCTCGAAGGTCGTGGTAATCGGGTCTGGTGTTGGCGGCCTGACCTGTGCGGCACTTCTAGCTCAATCTGGTTACGACGTGACCGTCCTGGAGGCACAGACGTATCCGGGTGGCTGCGCGAGTACCTGGGCACACAAGGGCTTCCGGTTCGAAAGCGGCGCAACGGTGGCTGGCGGCTTCCATGAGTTTGGTCCGCACAAGGTCGTAGGGGATAGGCTAGGGATAACCTGGCCCGTACGGCGCCACGAGACGGCCTGGGTCGTGCATTTGCCTGGTTGCGACGTAACACTGACCTCTAGCAACTCGGAAGTAGTGGCAAAGTTTCCGCATACGGCAAAGTTCTGGGAACAGCAGACCAGACTGGCCGATTTGACCTGGCGACTAGCATCTGAGGCGATGCCATGGCCGCCTACCTCTGCCGTGGAAGTCCTGCAGCTGGCGAAAATCGCCATGAAGTACTTTCCGCAGGATGTTGCGCTGCTCCCCTACGCGTTTATGACCGTATACGACTGGCTTAAGAAGCTTGGCCTGGCTGACGACAAGGCATTTCTGCGGTTTCTGGACGGGCAGCTCCTGATCAGCGCGCAGACCACATCGCGCCATGTCAATGCACTTTGGGGAGCGACTGCGCTTGATCTGGCGCGACAAGGGGTGTATCACGTGCGCGGCGGAATCGGTGGAATCGCCCAGACTTTGGTCGATACGCTCCGACGGGACGGCGGACGGGTTGTGTATAGGCACCGCGTATCCCGACTGGAAGTGTCTAACGGTGAGGTTGTCGGCGTCTGGGCTCATCGCGGTCGCGCCGGCTCCGAAGCGGTGTATTTTCCGGCCGATTTTGTGGTCGCCAACACCACACCCTGGGACGTTGATGCACTATTGGGCCGGCACAGCCCGGCAAGGCTGAGGCGAGAACTTGCCGGGCGCAAGTCCGGGTGGGGAGCGTTTGTGCTTCACCTTGGTGTTCGCGAAACGGCATTTCCTGAAGGGCTGCCCGAGCATCATCAGCTCCTGCTTGACCTCGATGGACCCCTTGGCGAAGCGCGCAGTATCTTCGTGTCGATCTCTCCTGAGTGGGACGACAGCCGCGCGCCGGCCGGCCAGCGTGCGGTGACGATTACCACGCACACCGATCCGCAGCGCTGGTGGGATGCGCTGGAAAGAGGGCGAGACGCTTACTACGACCTCAAGGAAACCTATACCCGCAAGATCATCAGCGCACTTGATCAGCTGATTCCCGGATTTGAGGACTCGATCACGCTTGAGCTGCCGGGGACTCCAGTGACGTATCAGTACTACACCGACCGGCACCTCGGAATGGTTGGCGGCTTTCCCATGACTTCGCTCTTCAGTGCACGCGGGCCGCGTACCGGCATCCCAAACCTTCGGTTGGTTGGTGACTCAATCTTTCCCGGACAGTCAACGGCCGGAGTCACTATCGGTGCGATGCGTGTCGCGGCGGACGTCCGCCGAAACCTGCCCATGTGTTCGCCGCGCGTTGCCCCCCAGTCCGTGACTCTGACCACTGACGATGACGAGTCGCCCGAACAGGAATATGCCTAG
- the fabF gene encoding beta-ketoacyl-ACP synthase II: MSRKRVVVTGMGIICPIGNSVQEAWENAANGVSGIAPISQFDPHRLENRFAGEVKNFDPERFLGRRDARRTDRVTQLALYGAKFAMEDSGLQVNDQNRYEIASIVGTGIGGINTIYDSVLRFLDGGAKAVSPLLVPMMLPDAVSSRISMAYGMRGPNFSLATACATGNNCIGEATEIIRRGQAVAALAGSSEAALVELTIASFNNMTAISRRNEAPTKASRPFDADRDGFVVAEGAAVLVLEELEYAKARGAHIYAEILGYGHTSDAYHVTAPMESGEGAAMAMIRAMRDAGVKPEDIDYINAHGTSTPLNDRSETVAIKRALGEQAYNVPISSTKSVTGHLMGSAGSVEAVLTIQAMQHGFVPPTINLDTPDPDCDLNYTPHTGVSRNIDIAMSNSFGFGGHNAVLIFGKYNENGRH; this comes from the coding sequence GTGTCTCGTAAGCGCGTCGTCGTAACAGGAATGGGAATCATTTGCCCTATTGGCAATTCGGTGCAAGAGGCGTGGGAAAACGCGGCCAATGGCGTGAGCGGTATTGCCCCTATTTCGCAGTTTGATCCGCATCGGCTTGAAAACCGGTTTGCGGGTGAGGTCAAGAATTTCGATCCTGAGCGATTTCTGGGCAGGCGGGACGCTCGGCGGACGGACCGCGTGACGCAGCTGGCACTCTATGGCGCAAAATTCGCAATGGAAGACAGCGGCTTGCAGGTAAACGATCAGAACCGCTACGAAATCGCTTCGATTGTCGGCACCGGCATTGGAGGTATCAATACGATCTATGATAGTGTCCTCCGGTTTCTTGACGGCGGCGCAAAAGCAGTCAGCCCGCTCCTGGTTCCCATGATGCTTCCGGATGCCGTGAGCAGTCGGATTTCGATGGCCTACGGTATGCGCGGCCCGAACTTCTCGCTTGCGACCGCCTGCGCAACCGGCAACAACTGCATCGGCGAAGCAACTGAAATCATCCGTCGGGGTCAGGCTGTCGCCGCTTTGGCCGGCAGCAGCGAGGCCGCACTGGTTGAACTCACGATCGCTAGTTTCAACAACATGACAGCTATCAGCCGCCGTAACGAAGCCCCGACCAAAGCAAGCCGCCCATTTGACGCAGACCGCGACGGCTTTGTCGTAGCAGAGGGGGCAGCAGTCCTGGTGCTGGAAGAGCTAGAATACGCGAAAGCGCGCGGCGCACACATCTATGCTGAAATCCTCGGCTATGGCCATACATCTGACGCCTACCACGTAACTGCGCCGATGGAATCGGGTGAAGGCGCGGCAATGGCGATGATTCGGGCGATGAGGGACGCCGGCGTTAAACCAGAAGATATCGACTATATCAACGCACATGGCACCTCGACACCGCTGAACGACCGCAGCGAAACTGTGGCCATCAAGCGTGCATTGGGCGAACAGGCCTATAATGTTCCGATCAGCAGTACCAAGTCAGTCACGGGGCACCTGATGGGAAGTGCTGGTTCTGTCGAGGCCGTCCTCACGATCCAGGCGATGCAGCACGGTTTTGTTCCACCTACGATCAACCTCGACACGCCGGACCCGGATTGTGACCTGAACTATACGCCGCACACCGGCGTCTCGCGTAACATCGACATCGCCATGTCCAACAGCTTCGGCTTCGGCGGGCATAACGCCGTCCTGATCTTCGGCAAGTACAACGAAAATGGCCGCCATTAA
- a CDS encoding carbohydrate ABC transporter permease produces the protein MVDSVVLQQPSAIKTVPEKPGTDWRRYFGNGVMYAVLLFFAFLALFPFIWMISNSLMTIGETQVRRMFPSVPQWGNYAEAWDQAEFSKYFLNSCTIVGITLAGLLVISILAAYAFGRIQFRGRDTIFTLLLVTLMIPQSVTLIPNFLMVAGKVVPLPAIGTGEALLTWSWENTWIDTYAALTIPFMGSAFSIFLLRQFFAQIPYELFDAARIDGAGHFRFLVQIVLPISRAPIMTVTLLTFIASWNSFLWPLIVTNSDRLRPITVGLYNFTDEAGTRTNLLMAGALITILPILILYFLTQKTFTEGIATTGLKG, from the coding sequence ATGGTTGATAGCGTTGTGCTCCAACAGCCTAGTGCGATTAAGACCGTGCCGGAGAAGCCCGGAACCGACTGGCGACGCTATTTCGGTAACGGTGTGATGTATGCGGTACTGCTCTTTTTCGCCTTTCTGGCCCTGTTCCCGTTCATCTGGATGATCTCAAACTCACTGATGACCATCGGCGAGACCCAGGTTCGCCGCATGTTCCCCTCTGTGCCGCAATGGGGGAACTATGCCGAGGCATGGGATCAGGCGGAATTCAGCAAGTATTTCCTGAACAGTTGCACAATTGTCGGCATTACGCTTGCCGGGCTGCTGGTAATTTCCATCCTTGCGGCCTATGCGTTCGGCAGGATTCAGTTTCGCGGGCGGGACACGATTTTTACGCTCTTGCTCGTAACGCTGATGATCCCGCAGTCAGTTACCTTGATCCCTAACTTTCTGATGGTGGCCGGCAAGGTTGTGCCGCTGCCAGCCATTGGCACCGGGGAGGCGCTGTTGACGTGGAGTTGGGAAAATACCTGGATTGACACTTATGCAGCGCTGACAATCCCATTTATGGGCAGCGCCTTCTCGATCTTTCTCCTGCGGCAGTTTTTCGCGCAGATACCTTACGAGTTGTTTGATGCGGCACGGATTGATGGAGCCGGGCACTTCCGTTTTCTGGTCCAGATCGTGCTGCCAATCAGCCGCGCGCCGATCATGACGGTCACGCTCTTGACGTTTATCGCGTCCTGGAACTCTTTCCTGTGGCCGCTGATTGTTACCAACAGCGATCGTCTGCGCCCGATCACAGTCGGCCTATACAACTTTACAGACGAAGCAGGCACGCGCACGAATTTACTGATGGCCGGCGCGCTCATCACGATTCTGCCGATCCTGATTCTATACTTCCTGACCCAGAAGACCTTTACAGAAGGTATTGCAACGACTGGGTTGAAAGGCTAG